In Clostridium sporogenes, one genomic interval encodes:
- a CDS encoding 50S ribosomal protein L25/general stress protein Ctc — translation MEKLFVEKRNCKNSNKIRREGKVPGIIYGKNLNNLMFEVGEIELNSMISQVGEHGVTDVNYGGADYKVLIKEVQKDPVKKNVIHIDLENVTNSSNLINAEIPILFSGDELIMKKGGVVQKEKNSVKVRCPGEKLPNNIMIDLSKYDIGKTFRVSDLELGEDITFMESLDSTIASVFFG, via the coding sequence ATGGAAAAATTATTTGTAGAAAAAAGAAATTGTAAAAATAGTAATAAAATAAGAAGAGAAGGAAAAGTACCAGGTATAATATATGGGAAAAATTTAAATAATTTAATGTTTGAAGTAGGAGAAATAGAATTAAACAGTATGATTTCACAGGTAGGGGAACATGGAGTAACAGATGTGAATTATGGAGGAGCGGATTATAAGGTTCTTATAAAAGAGGTTCAAAAGGATCCAGTAAAAAAGAATGTAATACATATAGATTTAGAAAACGTTACTAATAGTTCTAATTTAATTAATGCAGAAATACCAATACTTTTTTCAGGTGATGAGTTAATCATGAAAAAGGGAGGAGTAGTTCAAAAAGAAAAAAATAGTGTTAAAGTAAGATGTCCAGGGGAAAAACTTCCCAATAATATAATGATAGATTTATCTAAATATGATATTGGTAAGACATTCAGAGTATCCGATTTAGAATTAGGAGAAGATATAACTTTTATGGAGAGTTTAGATAGTACTATAGCATCTGTATTTTTTGGATAA
- a CDS encoding GtrA family protein: MNKVVFNIKKYFNKLKTKDDKIFSFLRFGIIGVINTVHYYIWYLLFLYLNIPYVISHTIAFTLSMIGSYFLNCYFTFKTKPTLKKFIKYPLTTLANYLISTFSLVLLVKIFHISSSIAVLWAAILPIPITFLVTKHILKNSESTSNIDVNIKSNFLNILKYLFPIIFLLLFSIGCHLYSLYLGYRGFLFAVPGTDSTFQFMYFVPFIQKAFLSHQPFWSWSYGLGGDIFGQFIYYYTTSPFFYLMLLLRKLGIGSWTLGNTLQWKFLFSILKQFLSMYFLYALLKYEKKKTYTSLIGAMIYGGCINYMVFSLRFDFMADAYIWIPLTILGFRIYNETGKWLIFIISASLTVANSFYFGFISYIFYIIFIIIFINIEGNTFKNKVHSFCRYISKYILFAIMALGLASISFIPSVYAFLKTDRFANKVIIPILYNNHHILKLPEKLFFYDSTLGFPLIALIIFALPWKKLSLITKKKTILACIFFILFLTPYSGSFFNGFSYSCDRWFYLFIFSIAYAIPDWLEENDKLKSLGFHFFSIIIIFIIYFYYTKEPRGFANIIRSLKTTKTINLIILVSGLLSLFAIMLKKYISKPLATKLLNYTVILCVALSLMCNTNTYLYTTRPVMTNKILQYSGVDNLEEKMIFNKYTPTNNEFYRILFRNLHYANAPMNYNYYGASTYNSMVDGALHKCLKVDYNILNPVVKPSVYENFDDRLFLETMFGVKYLIKNKVNAYTPSYGYKLNNKTNNYYIYQNNYNVGFDLWYPNTIKRKDYDKMNIAERDAVLLQTAIVNENIPELTRNTPIDDVTTELSLKWEDAVIKNANYANGLLKAKKNASISIPINNIKEETNGEILFSINLKSMKGKEFNLNVNGKATRKLEENSSYTYPLNKFTFRLDGNTTVIKIDISEGDYLISDTHAWFNSYKYYTKWINERNKYNLENLYVKGGKVKGNIKNNEKGILALNIPFCKGWSAKVDGKKQDLMNINGILTGLVLEPGYHNIELRYITPGLISGMCISIAFLIIITTLYLLKYSHNFFNDN, encoded by the coding sequence ATGAATAAGGTAGTTTTTAATATAAAAAAATATTTCAATAAATTAAAAACTAAAGATGATAAAATCTTTAGTTTTCTACGCTTTGGTATAATTGGTGTTATAAATACTGTTCATTATTACATATGGTATCTTTTATTTTTATACCTTAACATCCCTTATGTTATAAGTCATACTATTGCTTTTACACTTAGCATGATTGGTTCATATTTTCTTAATTGCTACTTTACTTTTAAAACAAAACCAACTTTAAAAAAATTTATTAAATACCCCCTTACTACTTTAGCTAATTATTTAATTTCTACATTTTCTTTAGTTTTACTAGTAAAAATTTTTCATATAAGTAGTTCAATAGCTGTACTTTGGGCTGCAATATTACCTATACCAATAACATTCTTAGTAACTAAACATATATTAAAAAATTCAGAATCTACTTCAAATATTGATGTAAATATTAAATCAAATTTTCTAAATATTTTAAAATATTTATTTCCTATTATCTTTTTATTATTATTTTCTATTGGATGTCATTTATACTCTTTGTATCTTGGATATCGTGGTTTTTTGTTTGCTGTACCCGGTACAGATAGCACTTTTCAGTTCATGTACTTTGTGCCATTTATTCAAAAGGCATTTCTTTCACATCAACCCTTTTGGTCTTGGAGCTATGGACTTGGAGGAGATATTTTTGGTCAATTCATCTATTATTATACTACTAGTCCATTTTTTTACCTGATGTTATTATTAAGGAAACTAGGCATTGGAAGTTGGACTCTAGGAAATACTTTACAATGGAAATTTTTATTCAGTATTTTAAAACAATTTTTATCTATGTATTTTTTATATGCTTTACTAAAATATGAAAAAAAGAAAACTTATACTTCTCTTATAGGAGCTATGATATATGGTGGCTGTATCAATTATATGGTATTTTCTCTTCGCTTTGACTTTATGGCGGATGCATACATATGGATACCTCTTACAATATTAGGTTTCAGAATATACAATGAAACTGGTAAGTGGCTAATTTTTATAATTAGCGCTTCACTAACTGTTGCAAATAGCTTTTATTTCGGCTTTATTAGTTATATTTTTTATATTATATTCATCATTATTTTTATAAATATAGAAGGAAACACTTTTAAAAATAAAGTACATTCATTTTGTCGTTATATTTCTAAATATATTTTATTTGCTATAATGGCGCTAGGGCTGGCCTCTATATCATTTATTCCTTCAGTGTATGCATTTTTGAAAACAGATAGGTTTGCAAATAAAGTAATTATACCTATTCTTTATAATAATCATCATATTTTAAAATTACCTGAAAAGCTATTTTTTTATGATAGTACACTGGGGTTTCCACTAATTGCTCTAATTATTTTCGCTTTACCTTGGAAAAAACTATCCCTAATTACTAAGAAAAAAACTATTCTGGCATGCATATTTTTTATTTTATTTTTAACTCCATATTCTGGTAGCTTTTTTAATGGTTTTTCATATTCATGTGACAGATGGTTTTATTTATTTATATTTTCAATAGCCTATGCAATACCTGATTGGCTAGAAGAAAATGATAAGTTAAAAAGTTTAGGCTTTCATTTCTTTTCAATAATTATAATATTTATAATTTATTTTTATTATACAAAAGAGCCTAGGGGTTTTGCTAATATTATTCGCAGTTTAAAAACTACTAAAACCATAAACCTTATAATACTAGTATCAGGACTATTATCATTATTTGCAATAATGTTAAAAAAGTATATTTCTAAACCCTTGGCAACTAAACTTTTAAACTACACTGTTATCTTATGCGTTGCACTTTCTCTTATGTGCAATACAAATACTTATCTATATACTACACGACCTGTTATGACAAATAAAATATTACAATATTCTGGCGTAGATAATTTAGAAGAAAAAATGATATTTAATAAATATACTCCTACAAATAATGAATTTTATAGGATACTGTTTAGAAATTTACATTACGCGAATGCCCCAATGAACTATAATTATTATGGTGCAAGTACCTACAATAGCATGGTTGATGGAGCTCTCCACAAATGTTTAAAGGTTGACTATAATATTTTAAATCCTGTTGTTAAACCTAGTGTATATGAAAATTTTGATGATAGATTATTTTTAGAGACTATGTTTGGTGTTAAATATTTAATCAAAAATAAAGTAAATGCATATACACCTTCATATGGGTATAAACTCAATAATAAAACTAACAACTACTATATATACCAGAATAATTATAATGTTGGATTTGATTTATGGTATCCAAATACTATAAAAAGAAAAGATTATGATAAAATGAATATAGCTGAACGAGATGCAGTTCTTCTTCAAACAGCCATAGTTAATGAAAATATACCTGAATTAACAAGAAATACTCCTATTGATGATGTAACAACAGAGCTTTCATTAAAATGGGAAGATGCAGTAATAAAAAATGCTAATTATGCAAATGGATTATTAAAAGCTAAAAAAAATGCTTCTATTAGTATTCCTATTAATAATATTAAAGAAGAAACTAATGGTGAAATATTATTTTCTATTAATTTAAAATCCATGAAAGGTAAAGAATTTAATTTAAATGTTAATGGTAAAGCTACAAGGAAATTGGAAGAAAATTCTTCTTATACTTATCCTCTTAATAAATTTACTTTTAGATTAGATGGTAATACTACTGTAATAAAGATAGATATTTCAGAAGGAGATTACCTTATTAGTGATACCCACGCTTGGTTTAATTCATATAAATATTATACAAAATGGATAAATGAACGTAACAAATATAACTTAGAAAATCTATATGTAAAAGGGGGAAAAGTCAAAGGAAATATTAAAAATAATGAAAAAGGAATTCTTGCTCTTAATATACCATTTTGTAAAGGCTGGTCAGCAAAAGTAGATGGAAAGAAACAAGATTTAATGAATATAAACGGAATACTTACTGGATTAGTATTAGAGCCTGGCTACCATAATATTGAACTACGATATATCACACCAGGTTTAATTTCCGGAATGTGCATAAGTATTGCTTTCTTGATTATAATAACTACTCTCTATCTTTTAAAATATAGCCATAATTTTTTTAATGATAATTAA
- a CDS encoding glycosyltransferase family 2 protein, protein MKLSIIIPSYNEDNVIKITYKELKRILEQDSLDQHYTYELIFIDDGSKDNTLDVIKQLEKSDAHVKFISFTRNFGKEAGMLAGLTYSTGDAIILIDADLQHPPELICDMVKYYYNGYNQVIAKRNRVGDPKTTTVFSKLYYKIVNHFVDIRLTDGIGDFRLLSRQAVNALLSMKEYNRFSKGMFSWIGFDEKIIEYKNQNRVCGNTKWNFKQLIQYGMDGILSFNNKPLRSILYLGFIMIILGLSYILYSLIRIMLVGIDMPGYFTTITAILVIGGIQLLSLGVIGEYIGRIYYEVKKRPHFLIKETNISKNIEKNTQKDIKISKCNKQSIGGRL, encoded by the coding sequence ATGAAATTATCTATAATTATACCTTCTTATAACGAAGACAATGTTATAAAAATAACATATAAGGAATTAAAAAGAATACTTGAACAAGATAGTTTAGATCAGCATTACACTTATGAATTAATTTTTATTGATGATGGAAGTAAAGATAATACTCTTGATGTAATAAAACAACTTGAAAAAAGCGATGCTCATGTAAAATTTATTTCCTTCACAAGAAATTTTGGAAAAGAAGCTGGAATGTTAGCAGGCCTTACTTACTCAACTGGAGATGCAATAATATTAATTGATGCTGATTTACAACATCCACCTGAATTAATTTGTGATATGGTGAAATATTATTATAATGGATACAATCAAGTAATTGCTAAACGAAACAGAGTTGGTGATCCAAAAACAACTACTGTTTTTTCCAAATTATATTATAAAATAGTAAACCATTTTGTAGATATAAGACTAACAGATGGAATAGGGGATTTTCGCCTTTTAAGTAGACAAGCGGTTAATGCATTATTATCTATGAAAGAATATAATAGGTTCTCAAAAGGGATGTTTTCATGGATTGGCTTTGATGAAAAAATAATTGAATATAAAAATCAAAATAGAGTATGTGGAAATACTAAATGGAATTTTAAACAATTGATACAGTATGGTATGGATGGAATCCTATCATTTAATAACAAGCCTTTAAGAAGTATATTATATTTAGGGTTTATAATGATAATTCTAGGGCTATCATATATATTATATTCTCTAATACGCATTATGTTAGTAGGCATTGATATGCCTGGATATTTTACAACCATAACAGCTATTCTTGTTATTGGTGGAATTCAACTTCTATCACTAGGTGTAATAGGGGAATATATTGGAAGAATTTATTATGAAGTAAAAAAACGTCCCCATTTTCTTATTAAAGAAACAAATATAAGTAAAAATATAGAAAAGAATACCCAAAAAGATATCAAAATATCAAAATGTAATAAACAATCTATTGGAGGAAGACTGTAA